The Colletotrichum higginsianum IMI 349063 chromosome 2, whole genome shotgun sequence genome has a segment encoding these proteins:
- a CDS encoding Dual specificity phosphatase codes for MPSAAARRVYEDQIPSFMSVFDLDAETIAAQETLTLVDPKLMDMEAAGKSLANPVQHLRPMMPSDPTHKHHDSTSTQASESAESSPTTTLSTSDCSPLSDPSPSSSPDSPVNLIPLSSFPATSFGGLAPLSSMNSFTATEATSFGRPMTSPSPRRPKNMKGLSIQPPFASNAAATLVSEPASPSFIKPTIPAMKRKPSQLSLNTKTSDLVMRNTLDVPGTPGMAPILQRRALKHSTSSPHMLPSLKSATFGPPGGMTFPKVLERNESGLSEFLRPTKAGIGASFDTTIVEEESPIKTQLASRAALDFEPYHENENNEDQKTPGYPDGPIAIYEDNVYLYLEPTAEEASKFDTVINVAREVSNPFSFLPKPDEPMTDSPAILSPIPDTAVSNASFSTAFEFPTSDRIETPTTPRAMSFSVQRPEYIHMPWDHNTDIAQDLMHLCETIDTRTKEGKRVLVHCQQGASRSASLIIAYGLYRNPDLSVNDAYYAAQEKSKWISPNMKLMYCLQDFQKQVSKKKASPGSAFRPRAGRSPTKHRLTLSADAAIDIAPKEPLTAPLPGEKEGSSGNASPSKSSPTRARGHSTPGSQPISPGPSSAPSSFSWSESENSAKFGSFDIDRLLPSKPAPPVSGLVPSSSFFSRPPPSPGPPPSPGFGAHRFGPSAGFGFSSLNLGPATDRRTQHAVHTERPLTMVGAIPDDAALMSPRAETMTKNPLHASCNEFPGMRFVEVPPTPSEGLFSPRETMFPRDPFYPFGRPTQVADPRSPPTKGETPIVRSIDELL; via the coding sequence ATGccgtcagcggcggcgaggcgggtCTACGAGGATCAAATCCCCTCCTTCATGTCAGTCTTCGACCTTGACGCGGAGACAATCGCAGCCCAGGAAACCCTCACGCTCGTCGACCCTAAGTTGATGGACATGGAGGCTGCCGGGAAATCCTTGGCCAACCCGGTCCAGCATCTGCGGCCCATGATGCCGTCCGATCCCACCCACAAGCACCACGACAGTACCTCTACACAGGCATCCGAGTCTGCTGAGTCTTCACCTACGACGACGCTCTCGACGAGCGACTGCTCCCCGTTGTCGGACCCgtctccctcgtcttccccggACTCCCCCGTCAACCTGATTCCCCTCAGCTCTTTCCCGGCTACCTCCTTTGGCGGCCTTGCGCCCTTGTCTTCGATGAATTCTTTCACTGCGACGGAAGCCACGAGTTTCGGTCGACCAAtgacgtcgccctcgcctcgccgTCCCAAGAATATGAAGGGTCTGTCGATCCAGCCGCCCTTCGCGAGCAACGCGGCCGCGACGCTCGTCTCTGAACCCGCATCGCCCTCTTTCATCAAGCCCACCATCCCGGCAATGAAGCGCAAGCCCAGTCAGTTGAGCCTCAACACCAAGACTTCGGACCTGGTCATGCGGAACACACTCGACGTCCCCGGCACGCCTGGCATGGCACCCATTTTGCAGAGGCGCGCCCTCAAACACTCGACCTCGTCTCCCCATATGCTGCCTTCCCTGAAGTCCGCGACATTTGGCCCCCCCGGTGGAATGACCTTTCCCAAGGTTCTTGAGAGGAACGAGTCGGGTCTATCGGAGTTCTTGAGGCCGACAAAGGCCGGCATCGGCGCTTCGTTTGACACGACGATTGTCGAGGAGGAGTCGCCAATCAAGACCCAGCTCGCCagccgcgccgccctcgacttTGAGCCGTACCACGAGAACGAAAACAACGAGGATCAAAAGACGCCCGGTTACCCTGACGGCCCCATTGCAATCTACGAGGACAATGTCTACCTCTACCTGGAGCCGACTGCCGAGGAAGCCTCAAAATTCGACACAGTCATAAACGTTGCACGGGAAGTCAGCAACCCGTTCTCGTTTCTGCCAAAACCGGATGAGCCCATGACGGACTCTCCTGCAATCCTCAGTCCCATCCCCGATACCGCCGTGTCAAACGCTAGTTTTTCCACGGCTTTCGAGTTCCCCACCAGTGATAGAATCGAAacaccgacgacgcccaGGGCCATGTCATTCTCCGTTCAGCGCCCAGAGTACATCCATATGCCCTGGGACCACAACACAGATATCGCTCAGGACCTCATGCATCTTTGCGAAACAATTGACACGAGAACaaaggagggaaagagggTCCTTGTCCATTGCCAACAAGGCGCAAGCCGGTCTGCCAGTCTCATCATCGCGTACGGACTTTACCGGAACCCCGACCTAAGCGTCAACGACGCCTACTACGCAGCTCAGGAGAAGAGCAAGTGGATCAGCCCCAACATGAAGCTCATGTACTGCCTACAGGACTTCCAGAAGCAGGTCTCCAAGAAGAAAGCGTCGCCAGGCTCGGCGTTTCGCCCCCGTGCCGGACGTAGCCCCACCAAGCACCGTTTAACGCTTTCTGCAGATGCCGCTATTGACATCGCACCCAAGGAGCCTTTGACAGCTCCTCTCCcaggagagaaggagggtaGCTCAGGGAATGCGAGCCCAAGCAAGAGCAGTCCTACTCGTGCCAGGGGTCACTCGACGCCCGGCAGCCAGCCAATCTCACCGGGGCCATCATCGGCACCGTCGAGTTTTTCATGGTCAGAAAGCGAGAACTCTGCAAAGTTTGGAAGTTTCGACATCGACCGTTTGCTTCCTTCCAAACCCGCGCCGCCTGTTTCGGGTCTCGTACCTTCGTCATCGTTCTTCTCCAGGCCACCACCTTCGCCTGGCCCACCCCCCTCGCCTGGTTTTGGGGCACACCGATTCGGCCCATCTGCCGGCTTCGGATTCTCCAGCTTGAATCTGGGTCCGGCAACAGACCGCCGGACGCAGCACGCTGTCCACACGGAACGACCGCTCACAATGGTTGGCGCGATTCCCGACGATGCGGCTCTCATGTCGCCTAGAGCAGAGACGATGACAAAAAACCCGCTGCACGCTTCCTGCAACGAGTTCCCAGGGATGCGATTTGTCGAGGTACCGCCGACCCCAAGCGAAGGTCTGTTCTCGCCTCGAGAAACAATGTTCCCCAGGGATCCTTTCTACCCTTTCGGACGCCCCACTCAGGTGGCCGATCCGCGAAGTCCGCCTACAAAAGGTGAAACGCCAATTGTGAGGTCTATCGACGAGCTGCTATGA